GATCACATTGTTTGGCAAGCCCTGCTCGACGCCCACGGTCGCGAACCGGCCATCCTTCAGCCGATTCAATCCGCCGCCGGAGGTTCCGATCCAGAGCGTGCCGTCCGGATCGAGGTGCAGACATTGCACAAAATCGCTCGCGAGGCCGTCCGCCTTTTTAAACTGCCGCAGTTGCCCATCCCGCAGCCGCCCCAGACCGCCGCCATACATGCCGAACCAAACCGTGCCATCCGCAGCTTCCTGCACGGAATGAACGTCGGAGAGTTCGTGACCCGGCCCGCGGCCAAACCATTCGAGGCGGTCGGATTGGCAACGCGCCAGCCCGGCGCCCGAGCCGATCCACAATCCGCCCCCCGCGGCTGGCAACAGCGCCGGAATGGGCGTGCTGATTTCGCGGAACGGTTCCACCCGTTGAAAGGCATCGCCCCGCTTCACGTATAATCCGCCGCCCCAGGTGCCCGCCCAGATGGCGCCGTCCGCGTCTTCAACGACGGACCACACGAACGGGTTGTTTGGGCCCGCGCTGTCATAACCAAAACGCGTCCACGCCCCCGAGTTCAGGTGATAAACCCCCGCGCCTTCGGTTCCGACCCATACGCTGCCATCGCGCGCGGCGGTCACGGACAGAACGGCCCGGCCCTGCCACCCGTCGGGCGGCGAAAGGGAAACGGCGTTTCCCGGCCGCAACATGTTCAGCCCCGTCCCGGTTCCCGCCCAGAGATTCCCCTCGCGATCCTCGCAGAGGCAGCGGACCCAATCGTGTGAGAGCCCGTTGGTCCGGCTGAAGTGCAGCGCCCCATCATTCGGGGAAATCAGAAACAAACCGTCGGTGGCCGTCCCCGCGGCGAGCAGGCCGTCCTTTGATTCCAAAAAGGAGACCAGCGGGTTGAAGCCCCAGGGCGCCGCGCCCAAATCCCGGGTCCAGTGCTGCCCATCCCATTTCCGGATGCGCCCCTCGCTGACCACCCACAGGCCGCCGTCGCGACTGGCGCAAATGCCCTGCACATAGCTGTTCGTGGTTTCGTCGGGAAAATCCAGCGGCTGGATCAGGCCCGAGGCCAGGACCGAAACCTTGCCGTTGCGCGCCAGCCACAGTTTGCCCCGCCGGTCACTCGCCATTTCCACCACGGCCGTGGCGCCACCCGACGGCGGCGTCAGCACCTTGCCGCCCCGCAACCGCGCCACCAGTCCCGCCGCGTTCACCAGCCAGACATCGCCCGCATCGTCCGCATTCAGCCCGATGATTTTGCCGCGCCCCCAATCCGCCGTCACCGGCACCGGCTCGAACCGGCCCGCGCGGAACCGCGTCACGTCGCCGGTCTCGTGCCCGATCCACAACGTGCCGTTCGCCTCCGCGAACAGGCTCGTGATGCGGTTGTTCTTCAGCGCCGGCGTGTTGTTGTCGTTGAACACCACAAAACGCACGCCATCGAACCGCACCAGCCCCGTGTAGGTGCCGATCCACAGATACCCGTCGCGCGTCTGGACCACGGCCGTGACGGCGTTTTGTGGCAGACCATCCTCGGCATACCATGAGCGGACAATGAAGTTTGGCGGCGTCGCCAACAGGTTGATGACGGGAAGGAGAAAGCCGAAAACGGCTCCAACCCGTCGCCACAGCGGAGCCGGGCCGCGGAACGGATTCAGGCTGGAACGACAGGGAACCACAGCCACAGTCTGCCCACCGGGTTTGACGGACGCAAGACTGCCGGAATCGGCGTCCCGTTCCAGTTGCGCGCGACTTCGTCCGCGTGGAAATTGCCTCTCTCGCCGTGCCAGTCAGTGACGCGCGGATACGGTCCGCCAACCAAAAACCCGGCCGTCTTGACGGCGACCAACACAAGCGTCGCAAGATTTGCGGGCCGGCTTCATTAATGTCGGCCGCCCACGCTCCGCGCATCGTGAATTCACACGATATGACAGTGAACAGCCAATCCGGTATGCTGCTCCTTCATCGCAACAATGCGTCCGGCTGCTGCAACACGACAACCAACCATTCCCGCGCGCCAACCCCACCATTCGTCTGACAATCGACTCGCCCGGTCGTCACCAACCAGGCGGTCTGCGACGCATCCGAAATCTGCGCGCCCGCAACAAATGCCGCCCGGCTTTTATCGTGCAGTTTGGAACAATCCGTAAATGCAAAATTGAAAATGAAATCAAATCTGTGCCGGTTCGTCCTCACGCTTGCGGTCTGGCTCACCGCCGTTGAATCGTCGCCAGCCGGCAACAACGCCCCCGTGCGGCTCATCACCGCCGATTTGCAACGAACCAATGGTCCGCTCAACACCATGTTCAAACGTTGTGTCGGCGCCGGCCGCGCGAATGAAGGCCTGCGCGCCGACTGGCAGCGCCAACTGACAATCGCGCACCGCGAGTGCGGCTTCGAATACATCCGCATGCACGGATTGTTCACCGATGACATGGGGGTTTACCGGGATTACAACGGCAAGCCGGAATACAACTGGCAATACATTGACGAGTTGTTCGACTTTCTGCACGGCATCGGCATGAAGCCGTTCGTGGAACTGGGCTTCATGCCGCAGGGACTGGCCAGCGGTTCCAAGACGATTTTCTGGTGGAAGGGCAATGTGACCCCGCCCAAAGACATGAAGAAGTGGGAGGACTTCATCCGCGCCTTCACGCTGCATGTGCAGGAACGTTACGGCCACGACGAGGTAAAGACGTGGTATTTCGAGGTCTGGAACGAGCCGAACCTCGATGGCTTCTGGGCGGGCACGCAACAGCAATATTTCGGTCTCTACGCCACGACGGCCCGCGCCATCAAAAGCGTTTCTCCCGACTACAAGGTCGGCGGCCCGGCCACGGCGGGCTGCGGCTGGATCAAGGAGTTTCTGAAATTCTGCGAGACCAACCAGTCGCCGGTGGATTTCGTCTCCACGCACACCTACGGCGTGGAAAGCGGTTATCTCGATGAGACTGCCACGCACGGCACGGCCTTGTCCAAAAATCCAAACTCCATCGTCGGCGAGGTCAAGTGGGTGCGTCAGCTGATCAACGATTCCGCCTTTCCAAATCTGGAACTGCACTTCACCGAATGGAGCAGTTCCTACACGCCCGCCGATCCGTTCCACGACAGCTACCACAGCGCGGCCTACATCATTGACAAGCTCAGGAACTGCGGCGATGCGCCCAATTCCATGTCCTACTGGACCTTCACGGACATCTTTGAAGAGCCCGGCCCGCGTTGGGAAGCGTTCCACGGCGGTTTCGGGTTGATGAATTATCAGGACATCAAGAAATCGGCGTATTACACGTATCAATTCCTGAACCGCCTCGGCCCGACAGAACTCAAGAGCAACGACCGTTCCTCCTGGATTTGCACTGACAAAGACGGCGGCGTGCAGGCGTTGGTCTGGGATTTCACCAACACTTTCCCGGGCACGAACATGATCAATCAGGTCTTTTACAAACGCGATCTGCCCGCGCAGCCGAAAGGCAAAGTCGCACTCAACCTGTCGCATCTGCGCAAAGGCAAATACACGATGGAAGTTTACAAGGTCGGCTATCGCGTCAACGATGCCTATGCCACCTACCGCGACCTCGGCGCGCC
The window above is part of the Verrucomicrobiia bacterium genome. Proteins encoded here:
- a CDS encoding two-component regulator propeller domain-containing protein, with amino-acid sequence MAVVPCRSSLNPFRGPAPLWRRVGAVFGFLLPVINLLATPPNFIVRSWYAEDGLPQNAVTAVVQTRDGYLWIGTYTGLVRFDGVRFVVFNDNNTPALKNNRITSLFAEANGTLWIGHETGDVTRFRAGRFEPVPVTADWGRGKIIGLNADDAGDVWLVNAAGLVARLRGGKVLTPPSGGATAVVEMASDRRGKLWLARNGKVSVLASGLIQPLDFPDETTNSYVQGICASRDGGLWVVSEGRIRKWDGQHWTRDLGAAPWGFNPLVSFLESKDGLLAAGTATDGLFLISPNDGALHFSRTNGLSHDWVRCLCEDREGNLWAGTGTGLNMLRPGNAVSLSPPDGWQGRAVLSVTAARDGSVWVGTEGAGVYHLNSGAWTRFGYDSAGPNNPFVWSVVEDADGAIWAGTWGGGLYVKRGDAFQRVEPFREISTPIPALLPAAGGGLWIGSGAGLARCQSDRLEWFGRGPGHELSDVHSVQEAADGTVWFGMYGGGLGRLRDGQLRQFKKADGLASDFVQCLHLDPDGTLWIGTSGGGLNRLKDGRFATVGVEQGLPNNVICHIEDDRDGNFWMSSYGGIFRVGKIELNACADGEISELHCLAYGKGDGLPTLECSGGLQPAGCRTADGRLWFPTSKGLVVLDPASVRTNRLEPPVVIEEFRVDGRVATKGGAGRLLVPPGHQRFDFQYTALSFVSPERVRFRCWLEGLEEKGAEVGVRRSVNYNFVPPGDYVFHVTACNNDGVWNEPGTQLAFTVLPHFWQTLWFRSLAGLTVVLAASGAVWFDTRRRMRRKLERLERQRALERERARIARDIHDDLGASLTRITMLSQLSPSRPDPARAVASLGQILGIARELTRAMDEIVWAVNPRHDTLESLANYLGKFAQDYLRGAQVRCRLDVPMRPPAWALTSEVRHNLFLAVKEALNNILKHAAATEVHIALSLGSDQFTWEIEDDGQGFNPSALHAASGAEPGRYAAGNGIANMRRRMTEVGGDCEVESAPGRGTKVRFTVRLQSPPS
- a CDS encoding glycoside hydrolase, which gives rise to MKSNLCRFVLTLAVWLTAVESSPAGNNAPVRLITADLQRTNGPLNTMFKRCVGAGRANEGLRADWQRQLTIAHRECGFEYIRMHGLFTDDMGVYRDYNGKPEYNWQYIDELFDFLHGIGMKPFVELGFMPQGLASGSKTIFWWKGNVTPPKDMKKWEDFIRAFTLHVQERYGHDEVKTWYFEVWNEPNLDGFWAGTQQQYFGLYATTARAIKSVSPDYKVGGPATAGCGWIKEFLKFCETNQSPVDFVSTHTYGVESGYLDETATHGTALSKNPNSIVGEVKWVRQLINDSAFPNLELHFTEWSSSYTPADPFHDSYHSAAYIIDKLRNCGDAPNSMSYWTFTDIFEEPGPRWEAFHGGFGLMNYQDIKKSAYYTYQFLNRLGPTELKSNDRSSWICTDKDGGVQALVWDFTNTFPGTNMINQVFYKRDLPAQPKGKVALNLSHLRKGKYTMEVYKVGYRVNDAYATYRDLGAPNQLTRAQVAEIKARNSGAPLETRTVKIGRDGKFTDQFDIRENDVVFITLKPQR